One window of the Schistocerca gregaria isolate iqSchGreg1 unplaced genomic scaffold, iqSchGreg1.2 ptg000599l, whole genome shotgun sequence genome contains the following:
- the LOC126316748 gene encoding uncharacterized protein LOC126316748 isoform X1, translating to MLHVLTESGSLRFWISRRPSGCSAATDILPNLSFLSNRRYSTGYIKLENRTKKKELLKLPETKNQYLKASDELFWSDKSFEQLKINQALQKALSAVKIQKPTLVQELAISAVLSKKYENLVLADQTGTGKTLAYLLPVLQLVKEEEADGNVPTAKSRPRVVVLAPSRELSVQIGGVVKSLSHWLKLRCETIVGGECCVRTRKRMLNGSIDVVTATPGTLMEHWERKRIYFSKVKYLIIDEADTMMSNEAGFSKDVSGILSAIRKRLDTTKSSAQFIYVGATLTKDVLSCFDVQSTKSKLIVSPSLHKVASQLDQQWIDVSGDKKKRLLSILKSIVPLGERIMIFCNTIASCRYVDRLLIESNFKSLCYHGSVPADLRAINYNLYISGTRPIMVCTDVASRGLDLQGTKFVILFDFPLNIIDYIHRIGRTARAGNTGKVFNFIMKRDRVLANKIQLAMQKREPLEGITSSK from the coding sequence ATGTTACATGTTCTAACGGAGAGCGGTTCATTGAGGTTTTGGATATCGCGTCGACCTTCGGGATGTTCGGCTGCGACCGATATTCTCCCGAATCTGAGTTTCTTGTCGAATAGGCGTTACTCAACAGGATATATCAAGTTGGAAAATAGGACAAAGAAAAAAGAACTGCTAAAATTGCCAGAGACAAAAAATCAGTACCTCAAAGCATCGGATGAGTTATTCTGGAGCGACAAGTCATTTGAACAGCTAAAAATAAACCAAGCGCTGCAAAAGGCACTCTCGGCAGTGAAAATCCAAAAGCCCACCTTGGTCCAAGAATTGGCCATTTCGGCGGTACTTTCCAAAAAATACGAGAATTTGGTGCTGGCCGATCAGACGGGTACAGGGAAGACGTTAGCGTATTTGCTGCCTGTTTTGCAGCTAGTCAAAGAAGAGGAGGCGGATGGTAACGTTCCCACCGCGAAGAGTCGTCCGAGGGTGGTGGTATTAGCGCCAAGTCGAGAGTTGAGTGTCCAGATTGGCGGAGTAGTCAAGAGTTTGTCGCATTGGCTGAAGCTTCGATGTGAGACGATTGTGGGTGGAGAATGTTGCGTTCGGACGCGGAAGAGGATGCTGAATGGTTCAATTGATGTGGTTACGGCAACGCCGGGAACGTTGATGGAACATTGGGAAAGAAAAAGAATTTATTTTTCGAAAGTCAAGTATCTTATTATAGATGAGGCGGATACAATGATGTCGAATGAAGCTGGATTTTCGAAGGATGTGTCCGGGATTTTATCGGCGATTAGGAAAAGACTTGATACGACAAAGTCCAGTGCACAATTTATCTATGTGGGCGCCACATTGACCAAAGATGTTTTGAGCTGTTTTGACGTTCAGTCTACGAAATCGAAGCTTATAGTGTCTCCTTCTCTCCACAAAGTGGCTAGTCAATTAGATCAGCAGTGGATTGACGTATCGGGCGATAAGAAAAAGCGTCTTCTGTCTATATTGAAAAGCATAGTACCCTTGGGAGAACGCATCATGATCTTCTGTAATACAATCGCTTCTTGTCGCTATGTCGACCGATTGCTCATAGAATCAAACTTCAAGTCGTTGTGCTACCACGGGTCGGTTCCGGCCGACCTACGAGCTAtcaattacaatttgtacatatcAGGTACAAGACCAATTATGGTTTGTACGGACGTAGCCAGCCGCGGcttggacctccagggaacgaagTTTGTCATTTTGTTTGATTTCCCTCTAAATATCATCGACTATATCCACAGAATTGGACGTACTGCACGTGCAGGAAACACGGGAAAGGTGTTCAACTTCATCATGAAACGAGATCGTGTCCTCGCCAATAAAATACAACTAGCTATGCAAAAAAGAGAACCCTTAGAAGGAATAACGAGCTCAAAATAA
- the LOC126316748 gene encoding uncharacterized protein LOC126316748 isoform X2, translated as MLRFSKFGCRRLSAVTMNTVGQRFRPIYRKPTLSFYGRIACSEQIISLLGTRQSQLYYVVVEKLNKGADIPEKLDISANSISSPQKNVDQHRCIEYSKTTPWKLVESEIRDMNQNIQLKLASVNPIFEIAAYRYFNFEGKKIRPVIIALMSRALEHHKMDEGQAGSKTNGLMSKRQKELAEIVEMIHTASLIHDDVVDEATTRRNVQSINSVFGNKVSILCGDFIFAKVSIALAGLQDFDVLRHMSSVIAELVEGEIMQLKAQKKHILDFEYYMQKTYKKTASLLENGCLSVAILGEHDSDLATRAGQYGKHIGLAFQLIDDVLDYVGDENLLGKPVLKDLRMGFVTAPALFAAEERPELRDVLVERTLCSQDLKKIHDIVTKSQGIQKTKELARQHCKKAVAAISDLAESPFKEGLIDLAQTILERER; from the exons ATGCTTCGTTTCTCCAAGTTCGGCTGTCGACGGCTGTCAGCAGTTACCATGAATACTGTTGGTCAAAGGTTCAGACCTATCTATCGCAAACCGACTTTGTCATTTTATGGCAGGATTGCATGCTCCGAACAAATT ATATCATTACTAGGAACACGACAGTCCCAACTATATTACGTCGTCGTTGAAAAACTAAATAAAGGAGCTGACATTCCAGAAAAACTTGACATCTCGGCCAATTCTATTTCATCACCGCAGAAAAACGTTGAtcaacatcgatgtatagaatattCAAAGACTACACCTTGGAAACTCGTCGAGTCAGAAATAAGAGACATGAACCAAAACATTCAGCTCAAGCTTGCATCTGTAAATCCGATCTTTGAAATAGCGGCTTACCGCTACTTTAATTTTGAA GGCAAGAAAATCAGACCTGTCATCATCGCACTTATGAGTAGAGCATTGGAACATCACAAGATGGATGAAGGCCAG GCCGGAAGCAAAACAAATGGACTAATGTCTAAGCGACAAAAGGAATTGGCTGAAATTGTGGAGATGATACATACTGCAAGTCTGATCCACGATGACGTGGTTGATGAGGCGACCACAAGAAGAAATGTTCAGTCTATCAATTCTGTATTTGGAAATAAAGTGTCAATTTTGTGTGGAGATTTTATATTTGCCAAAGTTTCGATAGCACTGGCTGGATTACAAGACTTTGATGTGCTTCGACACATGTCCAGTGTAATTGCAGAACTGGTGGAAGGAGAAATCATGCAATTGAAAGCTCAGAAAAAACATATCTTGGATTTTGAATATTATATGCAA aaaacatacaaaaaaacAGCTTCACTGCTTGAGAATGGATGTCTGAGTGTGGCTATACTAGGGGAACATGACAGTGACCTGGCAACACGCGCCGGTCAATATGGAAAGCATATTGGATTGGCATTTCAATTGATCGACGATGTATTGGATTAcgttggagacgaaaatttattaggaaAGCCAGTACTCAAGGATCTTAGGATGGGATTCGTGACGgcacctgctttatttgctgcCGAGGAGAGACCTGAACTCAGAGATGTGTTGGTGGAACGGACTTTGTGCTCTCAAGATTTAAAGAAA ATACACGATATAGTGACAAAAAGTCAAGGTATTCAAAAAACTAAGGAGCTAGCACGACAGCATTGCAAAAAGGCGGTAGCTGCAATTTCCGATTTAGCAGAATCGCCATTCAAAGAGGGCCTTATTGATTTAGCCCAAACTATTTTGGAAAGAGAGCGATAG